A genomic segment from Truepera sp. encodes:
- a CDS encoding VOC family protein codes for MNGATNIGIPPTGYRLPVTTRLGPVHLQVSDLVRSLEWYERVLGLRVAERRNGTATLTDQAGTATLTDQAGATTLVKLRERAGARPARRRLGLYHFAILLPERAALGAFLRHLRTQGEAVAASDHLVSEALYLDDPDGLGIEVYADRPRATWQASNREIVMATGPLDESGLARAALNTAWNGVPTGTTIGHVHLHVGDLAQAASFYAEGLGFDRVAWNYPGALFLSAGGYHHHLGVNVWAGNAEPANDDEARLLDWSLVLPTLDDVRATAASLEAAGYAAQEVGGGVVTADPWGTNLRILADG; via the coding sequence GTGAACGGCGCCACTAACATCGGCATCCCACCCACCGGCTATCGGCTACCCGTCACCACCAGGCTCGGACCCGTCCACTTGCAGGTCAGCGACCTAGTGCGCTCCCTCGAGTGGTACGAACGCGTCCTCGGCCTGCGCGTCGCCGAGCGCCGCAACGGCACGGCAACGCTCACCGACCAGGCCGGCACGGCAACGCTCACCGACCAGGCCGGCGCCACGACGCTCGTCAAACTTCGCGAGCGTGCCGGAGCCCGTCCCGCGCGCCGCCGCCTTGGCCTCTATCACTTCGCAATTCTGCTCCCCGAGCGCGCCGCCCTCGGCGCCTTCCTGCGTCACCTCCGCACCCAGGGGGAGGCCGTGGCTGCATCGGATCACCTCGTCAGCGAGGCCCTCTATCTCGACGACCCGGACGGTCTCGGCATCGAGGTCTACGCCGACCGTCCCCGCGCAACCTGGCAGGCCTCGAACCGCGAGATCGTCATGGCCACGGGGCCCCTCGACGAGAGTGGCCTCGCCCGCGCGGCGCTGAACACCGCCTGGAACGGCGTTCCCACAGGCACGACGATCGGGCACGTTCACCTGCACGTCGGCGACCTGGCCCAAGCCGCTAGCTTCTACGCAGAAGGGCTGGGCTTCGACCGCGTGGCGTGGAACTATCCTGGCGCCCTCTTCCTCTCGGCCGGGGGCTACCACCACCACCTCGGCGTCAACGTCTGGGCCGGGAACGCCGAGCCCGCGAACGACGACGAAGCGCGCCTGCTCGACTGGAGCCTCGTGCTGCCCACGCTCGACGATGTCCGGGCTACTGCCGCGAGCCTCGAAGCCGCAGGCTACGCCGCACAGGAAGTCGGCGGCGGCGTGGTAACTGCCGACCCGTGGGGCACCAACCTGCGCATCCTGGCGGACGGCTGA
- a CDS encoding Gfo/Idh/MocA family oxidoreductase, whose translation MGSVRWGVMSTAWIGVDIVVPSMQKSAMIDVVAIASRDLARAKAAAEARGIPVAYGSYEELLAAPAVDAVYIPLPNSEHVRWAVRALEAGKHVLCEKPIAMDAEEARTLLKAARAHPHLKVMEALMYRFHPQWQQALRQVRGGVLGELRTVHSFFSYFNRRPDNIRNRPELGGGGLLDIGSYNVSVARFLFGTEPRRVVATVEFDPDFRVDRLASAILDFGPAGTATFTCGTQLEAFQRVLAVGTQGLLEIEIPFNPPLGGPTSTVLERGNETTSMVFDRADHYTLQGEAMSRAILDDTPVPTPLEDAVANMEVLDAVFRSAEVGTWVEVGPG comes from the coding sequence ATGGGTTCCGTTCGCTGGGGCGTAATGAGCACCGCCTGGATCGGCGTCGACATCGTCGTCCCCTCCATGCAGAAGAGCGCGATGATCGACGTCGTGGCGATCGCCAGCCGCGATTTGGCTCGGGCCAAGGCAGCGGCCGAGGCGCGCGGCATCCCGGTTGCGTACGGCAGCTACGAGGAGCTGTTGGCGGCCCCGGCCGTTGACGCCGTCTACATCCCGTTGCCCAACAGCGAGCACGTGCGCTGGGCGGTGCGAGCGCTCGAGGCCGGCAAGCACGTGCTGTGCGAGAAGCCTATCGCCATGGACGCTGAGGAAGCGCGAACGTTGCTGAAGGCCGCACGCGCTCACCCGCACCTCAAGGTGATGGAGGCGCTCATGTACCGCTTCCATCCTCAATGGCAGCAGGCGCTGCGGCAGGTGCGGGGCGGCGTGTTGGGCGAGTTGCGCACGGTGCATTCGTTCTTCTCGTACTTCAACCGGCGCCCTGACAACATCCGCAACCGGCCCGAGTTGGGGGGCGGCGGTCTGCTGGATATCGGTTCCTACAACGTTTCCGTCGCACGCTTCTTGTTCGGCACCGAACCGCGACGCGTGGTGGCCACGGTCGAGTTCGACCCGGACTTCCGCGTCGACAGGCTCGCGTCGGCCATCCTCGACTTCGGCCCCGCCGGCACCGCCACGTTCACCTGCGGCACGCAGCTAGAGGCCTTCCAGCGCGTCCTGGCCGTCGGCACGCAAGGCCTGCTCGAGATCGAGATACCGTTCAACCCGCCGCTCGGCGGCCCCACCAGCACCGTCCTCGAGCGTGGCAACGAGACCACGAGCATGGTGTTCGATCGGGCCGACCACTACACACTTCAGGGCGAGGCGATGTCCCGAGCGATCCTCGACGACACGCCGGTTCCGACGCCCCTTGAGGACGCGGTCGCCAACATGGAAGTGCTCGATGCAGTCTTCCGCAGCGCCGAAGTGGGAACCTGGGTAGAGGTGGGGCCCGGGTAG